The DNA region TCAACCTCTATCAAGAGAGAGGTTGCTAGCGATTAAATACACAGCATCAGATTTATCGGTACTGCTACACTGGGGAATGACCCCAAGAACCACTGAATTATGCTAAAGCGTTCTAAGTTCGAGACAACTCAGTCTCAGATTATGCACCGTTCTGAGGAGCTGATTAGTGCAGCCTCAAATCGTTACCGCATTACGGTTCAGGTGGCCAATCGTGCTAAACGTCGGCGTTATGAAGACTTTGAAAATAACGAAGATGCGATGATGAAGCCAGTGCTAAGGGCAATTATCGAAATGTCCGATGAACTGACTCAGCCAGAAATCATTGGCGAACTATAAAAAAAGGCTTTAGAGAAGGTAGGATGAGCAAAAATTTATCGTTCATTCAACCCCTACTTAAACCTTGGCAGACACTCACTGCTTTAATGGTAGTGGGTGTAATTGTTTTGGGTTCAGGGGCGGACAAATCAATACATAAAAATTTATTTAGTATCCAGCCTGCATACTCTCAGAGAGTCACACCTAGCGATGTTTGGCAGCTAGTATATCAGCAATTACCAGATTTACCACGAGAAAATAACTATATCAGCAAAGAAAATGGGAAAGTTGCCGAAAACAACACCTTAGTAAGTCGCCTGATTACATATCACATTTATACCAAAGGGCGCGCCCCAATTTATCGTTTAGATTGGAAGCTGACTTTAGCTGATTACCTGGGTGCGAACGAAATTATGTATGATAGTACCTAT from Nostoc commune NIES-4072 includes:
- a CDS encoding DNA-directed RNA polymerase subunit omega → MLKRSKFETTQSQIMHRSEELISAASNRYRITVQVANRAKRRRYEDFENNEDAMMKPVLRAIIEMSDELTQPEIIGEL